From the Lathyrus oleraceus cultivar Zhongwan6 chromosome 4, CAAS_Psat_ZW6_1.0, whole genome shotgun sequence genome, one window contains:
- the LOC127075205 gene encoding endoglucanase 5 isoform X2, translating to MIILLQVELVGGYYDAGDHVKFGLPMTYSVTMLAWGAIEFSKEMTDLNQIGHTLRAIKWGTDYFVKAHTQPNVLWGQVGDGVSDHYGWERAEDMTTSRTAYKIDEQHPGSDLAGETAAALAAAAIAFRTYNSSYSNLLLVHAKQLFTFADRYRGLYDEFISCAHQFYASYGYSVKEFSWDNKYAGVQTLLSKKVKLVHMHLY from the exons GTAGAGTTGGTGGGAGGGTACTATGATGCAGGTGATCATGTTAAGTTTGGGTTGCCAATGACTTACAGCGTGACAATGCTTGCATGGGGAGCTATTGAGTTTAGCAAGGAAATGACAGACTTAAACCAAATCGGACATACACTGCGGGCCATTAAATGGGGAACTGATTATTTCGTCAAAGCGCATACTCAGCCTAATGTTCTTTGGGGACAG GTGGGTGATGGAGTTTCTGATCACTACGGCTGGGAACGTGCTGAAGACATGACGACTTCGAGAACTGCTTACAAAATTGATGAACAGCATCCTGGTTCTGATCTTGCAGGTGAAACTGCAGCTGCATTGGCGGCTGCAGCCATAGCTTTCAGGACATACAACTCTTCTTACTCTAATCTCTTGTTAGTCCATGCAAAACAG CTCTTCACGTTCGCAGATAGATACAGAGGGCTATATGATGAGTTCATATCCTGTGCTCACCAATTCTATGCTTCTTATGGCTATTCAGTGAAAGAATTCTCCTGGGACAACAAATATGCCGGTGTCCAGACCCTCCTATCAAAG AAGGTAAAGCTGGTCCATATGCATCTATACTAA
- the LOC127075205 gene encoding endoglucanase 5 isoform X3: MTYSVTMLAWGAIEFSKEMTDLNQIGHTLRAIKWGTDYFVKAHTQPNVLWGQVGDGVSDHYGWERAEDMTTSRTAYKIDEQHPGSDLAGETAAALAAAAIAFRTYNSSYSNLLLVHAKQLFTFADRYRGLYDEFISCAHQFYASYGYSVKEFSWDNKYAGVQTLLSKKVKLVHMHLY, from the exons ATGACTTACAGCGTGACAATGCTTGCATGGGGAGCTATTGAGTTTAGCAAGGAAATGACAGACTTAAACCAAATCGGACATACACTGCGGGCCATTAAATGGGGAACTGATTATTTCGTCAAAGCGCATACTCAGCCTAATGTTCTTTGGGGACAG GTGGGTGATGGAGTTTCTGATCACTACGGCTGGGAACGTGCTGAAGACATGACGACTTCGAGAACTGCTTACAAAATTGATGAACAGCATCCTGGTTCTGATCTTGCAGGTGAAACTGCAGCTGCATTGGCGGCTGCAGCCATAGCTTTCAGGACATACAACTCTTCTTACTCTAATCTCTTGTTAGTCCATGCAAAACAG CTCTTCACGTTCGCAGATAGATACAGAGGGCTATATGATGAGTTCATATCCTGTGCTCACCAATTCTATGCTTCTTATGGCTATTCAGTGAAAGAATTCTCCTGGGACAACAAATATGCCGGTGTCCAGACCCTCCTATCAAAG AAGGTAAAGCTGGTCCATATGCATCTATACTAA
- the LOC127075205 gene encoding endoglucanase 5 isoform X1: MVILLQVELVGGYYDAGDHVKFGLPMTYSVTMLAWGAIEFSKEMTDLNQIGHTLRAIKWGTDYFVKAHTQPNVLWGQVGDGVSDHYGWERAEDMTTSRTAYKIDEQHPGSDLAGETAAALAAAAIAFRTYNSSYSNLLLVHAKQLFTFADRYRGLYDEFISCAHQFYASYGYSVKEFSWDNKYAGVQTLLSKKVKLVHMHLY, encoded by the exons ATGGTTATATTGCTCCAG GTAGAGTTGGTGGGAGGGTACTATGATGCAGGTGATCATGTTAAGTTTGGGTTGCCAATGACTTACAGCGTGACAATGCTTGCATGGGGAGCTATTGAGTTTAGCAAGGAAATGACAGACTTAAACCAAATCGGACATACACTGCGGGCCATTAAATGGGGAACTGATTATTTCGTCAAAGCGCATACTCAGCCTAATGTTCTTTGGGGACAG GTGGGTGATGGAGTTTCTGATCACTACGGCTGGGAACGTGCTGAAGACATGACGACTTCGAGAACTGCTTACAAAATTGATGAACAGCATCCTGGTTCTGATCTTGCAGGTGAAACTGCAGCTGCATTGGCGGCTGCAGCCATAGCTTTCAGGACATACAACTCTTCTTACTCTAATCTCTTGTTAGTCCATGCAAAACAG CTCTTCACGTTCGCAGATAGATACAGAGGGCTATATGATGAGTTCATATCCTGTGCTCACCAATTCTATGCTTCTTATGGCTATTCAGTGAAAGAATTCTCCTGGGACAACAAATATGCCGGTGTCCAGACCCTCCTATCAAAG AAGGTAAAGCTGGTCCATATGCATCTATACTAA